Below is a window of Flavobacterium sp. CFS9 DNA.
AATGGGTAAAAGAGTATCAGGAAATATTAGAACCTAAATTCGAAATTCAATATTATGATGTGTCTGAACTGGCAGGGATTCATTCTACCAGTCTTCTTGAAAGTGATATTCATAATCAATTTTTAAACGGCGGTATTGATCGTGCAGTCACTAAATTGCTTCAATTAGAAACGGAAAAAATAGTTGTTTTAGGATTTAGTATTGGAGGAACAATTGCCTGGAAAGCTTCTTTGCAGGGATTGAACAGTACACATTTATTTGCCGTATCATCAACAAGGTTAAGATATGAAGTTGAGGTTCCAAACTGTGATGTAAAATTATATTTTGGAGAAGAAGATTCAAACAGGCCTGATTTACAATGGTTTTTTGAATTGAATTTGATCGGTGAAATTATGGAGAATCATGATCATCAACTTTATAAAATAAAAAATATCGCATTTTTAGTTTGTGACGATATCATAAAAATGGTATAGAATAACGATTTTTGACTGGAAATAAGTACGGTTAAAAAATCGTTTTTTATTTGGTTTTATTTAAACTATACTAATTTAGTAGAATATAGTTTTTCATAGTGTTACTATTCTCATTTAAAAAGTTTATTTTTGTTGCAGAAAATAAGACGGTTGTTATTTTGGATTGGAAGTCTAAAATAGGCAATCAGCAATTAAAATATATAAAACGTGCTTTCAAAGAAAACTAAATACGGAATTAAAGCTTTAACTTATCTGGCCAGACGTGAAAACAATGAGCCGGTACAAATTGCCGAAATTGCGAAAAGTGAACATATTTCAATTAAATTTTTAGAAAGTATTTTGCTATTGCTTAGAAACTCAGGATTTCTTGGGGCTAAAAAAGGAAAGGGCGGAGGGTATTACCTGATAAAAGACCCTAAAGACATTAGTATGGCTAAGGTGTACCGCATCCTCGAAGGGCCTATCGCACTGCTTCCTTGTGCTAGTCATAACTTTTATGAAAGATGCGACGATTGTGATGATGAATCTACCTGTGCCGCACGTCGATTAATGACCGAAGTGAGAGACAATACACTTAAAATTCTGGAGAGTAATTCATTGGCGGATATTGCCTTTTAATCAGATCTCCATTCTGAGATTTCATATAAAAAAAGACCATTTCAATATTTTAATGAAATGGTCTTTTCTTTTTAGATTCAAATTATATTTTGAAGGATATAAATGCGTTAGGAAATCAATTTGTATCCGGCCATAAAAAGCATTACAGCAATCGCATTTCTCAGGAATTGATCCGGAACTTTTCCACTTAACATACTTCCCATGTAAATTCCCGGAAGCGAACCCATCAATAATTGTCCTAATAAACCAAGATCTAAATTTCCCATTGAGGCGTGTCCGATTCCGGCAACTAATGTCAAAGGAACGGCATGTGCAATTTCAGTCCCGACTAAACGAGGGGTTGGCAATAGCGGATAAAGAAAAAATAAAGTGACAGTTCCCAGAGCTCCTGCGCCAATTGAAGTTAGCGTTACGGTAGCACCTAACAGAACACCTATGGCAATAGTTAGTGTATTTTGAGTGGTACTTTCGCTGTGAAATTTATCTCCGGCATGTTTTTGAGAGAATTTTAAAAGTCTCTTTTTAAAGATAATAGCAACCGAAGTGAATAACAAGGCCCAGCCTAAACTGTATTTGATAACATGATTTATAGTTTCAATGTCGGTTTTGATACTGTTCAGAATCCAAAGGGTGGCCAAAGCGGCAGGAACACTTCCAAGAGTCAGCCAGCCTGTAATTTTCCAGTTGATGTTGCCTTTTTTGTTGTGAACGAATACTCCTCCGGCTTTAGTAAAGGCGGCATAAAGTAAATCTGTTCCAACCGCTGTTGTTGGCGGAATACCGAACCATAATAAAATTGGAGTCATCAAAGAACCGCCTCCAACACCTGTTAACCCCACTATAAAACCTACTGCTAAACCTGCAATTATAAGACCTATTTGGAAATCCATGGATAAATATTTGCCGTAAAAATAGCAACATTTTTATAATTATCCTATGGAAATGGTAGACTTTAAAAATGTTATTTTGAAAATGATGAAATTTTTATTGTTATAGTATTGGAATACAGTTTGATATGTTTTTTAAGCTGTTTGATGATTAGTAAAAATTGTTACGTATTCCTTTTCGTTGCTATTAAAATGAGGAGGGTGTAAAAAAATCAAATATTGTTTTGATATTTAGAAATAAGTAGTAATTTTGTCATTCAATCTACTAACCCGATAGGGTAATGGATTTTAAAGCTAAAACAAGTCACAGGAATGGAAAAGGAACTTAAAATAAATACCGCAGCAGTTAAGGCTGATGTCACGATTAAAGAAAGATTGTGGGTTTTGGTACCGGCTGCTTTACTGATAGGTTTATTGACGACTTTGATATACAATCATCATGCGGAGTTTTCATGGGATGCATTTGTTGACGGTTTTAATCAGGAATTTTTAGTGTTTTTTGCAATTGGTGTTTTTGCACAATTGGTAGACGGAACTTTAGGAATGGGATACGGAGCAACTTCTACATCATTTTTACTGGCATATGGAGTTCCGCCGGTTATTAGCAGTACAGCAGTTCACGTGTCTGAGATGTTTACCACGGGAGCATCGGCACTTTCTCATCACCGATTTGGAAATATCAATAAAAAACTGGTAAAACATTTATTGATTCCTGGGATTTTAGGTTCTATTACAGGTGCTTATTTACTATCGGATGTGATTAATGGAGATGTTATAAAGCCTTTTATTGCCGTTTATATGATTGTTTTGGCTATTATAATTATTCGAAAAGCTTTAGTTAAAAAGATCATCAAGAAGAAAACTAAAAAACTTGGAGCTTTGGCTGTTTTTGGAGGTTTTATGGATTCCGTTGGAGGTGGAGGCTGGGGACCGATTGTAACTTCAACCTTATTAGGAAGAGGCAGAAATCCAAGATACACAATAGGTTCTGTAAATGCAGCTGAGTTTGCAATTTCGTTTGCAAGCGGTATAACTTTTATGCTTTTTGGAGGAATTCATGGCTGGCAGGTTATCATAGGTTTGATTTTAGGAGGTGTGATCGCAGCACCATTGGGAGCTTATCTGGTCAATAAAATAAAGAGAAAACCAATGATGATTGCGGTTGGTATTTTAATTATAGTATTAAGTTTAAAAACATTATCTAAATTATTGTAACATTTTTTAGAAGGAAAGAGAGAGAATATGAGTGCGACGATTATACAATCATTATTAGATAAAACGAAAGATTTTTCACTAGACGAAACATTGGCTTTTTTAGCAAATGAATATCCGGGAAAAGTAATCTTCTCGACATCTTTTGGACAGGAAGATCAGGTTATCACTGATTTCATAGCAAAAAGCAATCAGGATATAGCCATTTTTACACTAGATACAGGAAGGTTGTTTCAGGAAACGTATGATGTTTTTCATAAAACATTAAAAAAATACAAAAAGCCAATTGAGGTTTACTTTCCGGAAGCAGCAGCAGTAGAGAGCTTGCTTCAGTCAAAAGGACCGAATAGTTTTTATGATTCGGTTGAGAACAGAAAAGAATGCTGTTTTATTCGAAAAGTAGTTCCGTTACGAAAAGCTTTGGCAGGAAATTCGGTTTGGATTACAGGTTTAAGAGCAGAACAATCTGAGAATAGAAACGATTTACAATTGTTTGAATACGACGGAGGTTTCGAAATCATAAAGTTCAATCCATTATTGAAATGGACATTAGAAGAGGTTGAAACGTATTTGTTCGAAAACAATGTTCCTCAAAACGCTTTACACAAACAAGGTTTTGTAAGCATCGGATGTGCACCCTGTACCAGAGCAATTTTCCCGGGAGAAGATATCAGAGCCGGAAGATGGTGGTGGGAATCCAGTCATAAAGAATGTGGTTTGCATAGCGCGAAGAAAGAGTAGCCAGAGTAAAGAGAATAGAATATAGATTTTAAGTTCCGGAGGAACGTTTTATATTGTAGCGTCGGGTTTTAACCCGATGGAGAGTAAAGAAAATAGAACAAAGAATATAGATTTAAGTTCCGGAAGAACGGTCTATATTGTAGTGTCGGATTTTAATCCGATGGGAATGGAAGAAGGAATTTGTAATATATCGTCGGAATTTGACCCGATGGAGAGTAAAGAAAGTAAAATAAATAGTAGAAAGTTTTAGGCAACTCACAAAAAACAACAACCTGAAACTTTAAACTTGAAACAAAAAAACAAAATGAGTTCAGTATTAAAAACAAACGCTTTAGAGAGCGAAGCAATATATATTTTCAGAGAAGTAATTTCACAGTTTGATAAACCGGTTTTACTTTTTTCCGGAGGAAAAGATTCAATAACATTGGTGCGTTTGGCACAAAAAGCATTCTTCCCTGCAAAAATTCCGTTTCCTCTTTTACATGTTGATACCGGACATAATTTTCCGGAGACTATTGCTTTCAGAGACAAACTGGTAGAAGAGTTAGGGTTAGAGTTAATTGTGCGTAATGTTCAGGATGCTATCGACGAAGGAAAAGTCGTAGAAGAAACCGGTAAATATTCCAGCAGAAACAGTTTGCAGACAACTACACTTTTAGACGCAATTGAAGAATTTAAGTTTGATGCCTGTATCGGAGGAGCACGTCGTGATGAGGAGAAGGCAAGAGCTAAAGAGCGTATTTTTTCAGTTCGTGACGATTTTGGTCAATGGGATGAAAAAAATCAGCGTCCGGAATTATTTGACATTTTGAACGGAAAAATAGAGAATGGTCAAAACGTTCGTGTTTTCCCAATTTCAAACTGGACAGAATTAGATGTATGGAGTTATATCGAGAAGGAACAAATCGAAATTCCATCGATCTATTTCTCACATAAAAGAAAAGTTTTTTTGAGAGACGGTTTGATCTGGTCACATTCTCCTTTTGTGTACCAGGAAGAAGACGAACAAATCGAAGAAAGAATTGTTCGTTTTAGAACCGTTGGAGATATGAGCTGTACAGCAGCTGTCGAATCTTATGCAGCAACCATCGAAGAAGTAGTTGGAGAAATCAGAAGCTCCACGATTTCTGAAAGAGGAGCTAGAATTGACGACAAACGTTCTGAAGCCGCAATGGAAAAGAGAAAACAACAAGGGTATTTTTAATTCTTGTAAAAAGTTAGATGTAAGATGTGAGCTGTAATAAGGGAGCAGTAAAAGTAAAAATCAAAGATTCAAAAAAACAAAATTTTTAAAAGTAGGGTTGAAACCTGAAACTTTTAAAACTTGAAACAAAATATAAGATGGACGTTTTAAAAATAGCAACAGCAGGAAGTGTAGATGACGGAAAAAGTACTTTGATCGGGAGATTGCTGTACGATACAAAATCATTGACCACAGATAAAATCGAAGCAATAGAGAAAAGCAGTAAACAAAAAGGATATGATTATCTTGATTTTTCACTGGCAACTGACGGATTAGTAGCGGAGAGAGAGCAGGGAATTACAATTGATGTGGCGCACATTTATTTCTCGACAGCAAAGAAAAGTTACATTATTGCCGATACTCCGGGGCACGTTGAATATACCAGGAACATGGTTACGGGGGCTTCAACTTCTCAGGTTTCCATTATTTTAATTGATGCCAGAAAAGGAGTAATCGAACAAACGTACCGTCACTTTTTTATCAATAATTTATTGAGGGTAAAAGAGGTGATTGTGGCGATCAATAAAATGGACTTAGTGGATTATTCAGAAGAAGTTTTCAATAAAATCAAAGCCGATTTCCAGGCTTTAAATGCCAAAAGTACTTTCAAAGAGCAAAACGTAAGTTACATTCCGTTAAGTGCTATCAATGGAGGAAATGTTGTAGACAAATCAGAAAACATGAAGTGGTATGATGGACAAACGGTTCTGGAGCATTTAGAAGGATTACATTCTCATGATGTGTATGAGCCAGGGAAAGCGCGTTTTCCAGTTCAGACTGTTATTCGTCCTAAAACAGAAGAGTATCATGACTTTAGAGGTTATGCCGGAAAGTTGTATGGGAATTCTTTAAAAGTAGGGGATGCTGTAACTGTACTTCCTTCATTGACAGAATCAAAAGTGACTAAAATTCATTTTTTCGACAAGCAATTTGATGAAGCCGTTGCAGGTTCTTCGATCACCATCGAATTAGAAAATGACATCAATGTGACGAGAGGTGATATGATTGTAAAATCGTCAGAACTTCCAAAAATTGAAAAAGAAATACACACAACTGTATGTTGGATGGACAGTAAAAAACTGGTTCCGGGTACAAAATATATTGTGCAGCACAACACCAATTCGGTTTTGGCAAAAGTAGAAAGTATCAAAAATACAATTGCAACAGATTACTCAGGAACAACACCGGCATCACAGTTAGCAATTAACGAGATAGGAGAAGTAAGCATTAAATTAAGCAAGCCTTTATATTTTGATGCCTATAATGATAATAAATCAAACGGTGCATTCATCTTAATTGATACTGCAACGAATACAACAGCAGGAGTAGGATTCATTCGTTAAAACTGCTGTAAGCTTTAGGCTATAGGCTTTAAGCTTTTTGCAAAATGTTTAACAAGGTAAGCAACGAAGCCTAAAGCTTATTGCTTAAAGCCTAAAGCATCAAAAAAAAAAATGGAAAGTTTTAGAACAGAAATAGAAAATCCGGTAGTTCAGAAAGAGATTATCGAGTTAGAAAAAAAGATTCATTTGTTCCGTGGAGGAAAAATTGACGATGAGCGTTTTCGTAGTCTTCGTTTAGCACGTGGGATCTATGGACAACGTCAGGAAGGTGTTCAGATGATTCGTATTAAACTGCCTTATGGTAAAGTGACCAGCGAACAATTGATTCGTATTACAAAAGTTTCTGATGAATATTCTACAGGACGTCTGCACATTACGACACGTCAGGACATTCAGATTCATTATGTAAGTCTGGACAGAACTCCGGAGCTTTGGGCAAATCTGGCCAAAGACGATGTTACTTTGCGTGAAGCTTGTGGTAACACTGTTCGAAACATTACAGGAAGCGAATTGGCAGGTGTAGATGTAAACGAACCGTTTGACGTTTCGCCTTATGCACATGCGCTGTTTCAATATCTTTTAAGAAATCCTATCTGTCAGGAAATGGGACGTAAATTCAAAATTTCGTTCTCGTCCTCTGATGAAGATACCGCTTTGAGTTATTTGCATGACCTAGGATTTATTCCAAAAATTGTAAATGGTGAGCGTGGTTTCAAAATCATGTTTGGTGGAGGTTTAGGTTCTCAACCGGCTCATGCTGAATTACTTTCTGAATTCGTTCCGGCAAATCAGATCATTCCAACAGCAGAAGGAATCATTCGTATTTTTGACCGATACGGTGAACGTGCAAAGAGAATGAAAGCTC
It encodes the following:
- a CDS encoding sulfite exporter TauE/SafE family protein, which translates into the protein MEKELKINTAAVKADVTIKERLWVLVPAALLIGLLTTLIYNHHAEFSWDAFVDGFNQEFLVFFAIGVFAQLVDGTLGMGYGATSTSFLLAYGVPPVISSTAVHVSEMFTTGASALSHHRFGNINKKLVKHLLIPGILGSITGAYLLSDVINGDVIKPFIAVYMIVLAIIIIRKALVKKIIKKKTKKLGALAVFGGFMDSVGGGGWGPIVTSTLLGRGRNPRYTIGSVNAAEFAISFASGITFMLFGGIHGWQVIIGLILGGVIAAPLGAYLVNKIKRKPMMIAVGILIIVLSLKTLSKLL
- a CDS encoding Rrf2 family transcriptional regulator, with protein sequence MLSKKTKYGIKALTYLARRENNEPVQIAEIAKSEHISIKFLESILLLLRNSGFLGAKKGKGGGYYLIKDPKDISMAKVYRILEGPIALLPCASHNFYERCDDCDDESTCAARRLMTEVRDNTLKILESNSLADIAF
- a CDS encoding sulfate adenylyltransferase subunit 1, yielding MDVLKIATAGSVDDGKSTLIGRLLYDTKSLTTDKIEAIEKSSKQKGYDYLDFSLATDGLVAEREQGITIDVAHIYFSTAKKSYIIADTPGHVEYTRNMVTGASTSQVSIILIDARKGVIEQTYRHFFINNLLRVKEVIVAINKMDLVDYSEEVFNKIKADFQALNAKSTFKEQNVSYIPLSAINGGNVVDKSENMKWYDGQTVLEHLEGLHSHDVYEPGKARFPVQTVIRPKTEEYHDFRGYAGKLYGNSLKVGDAVTVLPSLTESKVTKIHFFDKQFDEAVAGSSITIELENDINVTRGDMIVKSSELPKIEKEIHTTVCWMDSKKLVPGTKYIVQHNTNSVLAKVESIKNTIATDYSGTTPASQLAINEIGEVSIKLSKPLYFDAYNDNKSNGAFILIDTATNTTAGVGFIR
- a CDS encoding alpha/beta hydrolase, producing MMTKLRLIILSDLFGDRNSKWVKEYQEILEPKFEIQYYDVSELAGIHSTSLLESDIHNQFLNGGIDRAVTKLLQLETEKIVVLGFSIGGTIAWKASLQGLNSTHLFAVSSTRLRYEVEVPNCDVKLYFGEEDSNRPDLQWFFELNLIGEIMENHDHQLYKIKNIAFLVCDDIIKMV
- a CDS encoding phosphoadenylyl-sulfate reductase; the protein is MSATIIQSLLDKTKDFSLDETLAFLANEYPGKVIFSTSFGQEDQVITDFIAKSNQDIAIFTLDTGRLFQETYDVFHKTLKKYKKPIEVYFPEAAAVESLLQSKGPNSFYDSVENRKECCFIRKVVPLRKALAGNSVWITGLRAEQSENRNDLQLFEYDGGFEIIKFNPLLKWTLEEVETYLFENNVPQNALHKQGFVSIGCAPCTRAIFPGEDIRAGRWWWESSHKECGLHSAKKE
- a CDS encoding sulfite exporter TauE/SafE family protein, with the protein product MDFQIGLIIAGLAVGFIVGLTGVGGGSLMTPILLWFGIPPTTAVGTDLLYAAFTKAGGVFVHNKKGNINWKITGWLTLGSVPAALATLWILNSIKTDIETINHVIKYSLGWALLFTSVAIIFKKRLLKFSQKHAGDKFHSESTTQNTLTIAIGVLLGATVTLTSIGAGALGTVTLFFLYPLLPTPRLVGTEIAHAVPLTLVAGIGHASMGNLDLGLLGQLLMGSLPGIYMGSMLSGKVPDQFLRNAIAVMLFMAGYKLIS
- the cysD gene encoding sulfate adenylyltransferase subunit CysD, which codes for MKQKNKMSSVLKTNALESEAIYIFREVISQFDKPVLLFSGGKDSITLVRLAQKAFFPAKIPFPLLHVDTGHNFPETIAFRDKLVEELGLELIVRNVQDAIDEGKVVEETGKYSSRNSLQTTTLLDAIEEFKFDACIGGARRDEEKARAKERIFSVRDDFGQWDEKNQRPELFDILNGKIENGQNVRVFPISNWTELDVWSYIEKEQIEIPSIYFSHKRKVFLRDGLIWSHSPFVYQEEDEQIEERIVRFRTVGDMSCTAAVESYAATIEEVVGEIRSSTISERGARIDDKRSEAAMEKRKQQGYF